Proteins encoded in a region of the Haloarcula litorea genome:
- a CDS encoding SDR family NAD(P)-dependent oxidoreductase: protein MSGERHADRTVVVTGAASGIGRGIARRFGAEGANVVVADLQREPKQGARYDSDVTTPTDVVVTEETAGDATFVETDVGDPDSVEAMVETAVETYGGVDVLVNNAGIQIVGDSQSTTVEEWQRSIDVDLSGAFYCTKFAVPHLVDSGGQIVNIGSVRGFEGGGGPPYAAAKGGVVNMTRDLAMELGEDGVRVNCVNPGYIETPLQDINTDEDVAKAEEHTLLPRFGTPEDIGDAAVFLASDEASFITGANLAVDGGWLAHSGL, encoded by the coding sequence ATGTCTGGAGAGCGACACGCGGACCGGACGGTCGTCGTCACCGGCGCAGCGAGCGGCATCGGACGCGGTATCGCACGGCGCTTCGGCGCGGAGGGCGCGAACGTCGTCGTCGCGGACCTCCAGCGCGAGCCGAAACAGGGGGCGCGGTACGACAGCGACGTGACGACCCCGACCGACGTCGTCGTCACCGAGGAGACGGCGGGGGACGCGACGTTCGTCGAGACGGACGTCGGCGATCCCGACAGCGTCGAGGCGATGGTCGAGACGGCGGTCGAGACCTACGGCGGCGTCGACGTCCTCGTCAACAACGCCGGCATCCAGATCGTCGGCGACTCCCAGTCGACGACGGTCGAGGAGTGGCAGCGGTCCATCGACGTCGACCTGAGCGGCGCGTTCTACTGCACGAAGTTCGCGGTGCCACACCTCGTCGACAGCGGGGGACAGATCGTCAACATCGGCTCCGTCCGCGGGTTCGAGGGCGGCGGCGGGCCGCCGTACGCCGCGGCGAAGGGCGGCGTGGTCAACATGACGCGGGACCTCGCGATGGAGCTGGGCGAGGACGGCGTCCGGGTCAACTGCGTCAACCCCGGCTACATCGAGACGCCGTTACAGGACATCAACACCGACGAGGACGTGGCCAAGGCCGAGGAGCACACGCTCCTGCCGCGGTTCGGGACTCCCGAGGACATCGGCGACGCCGCGGTGTTCCTCGCCAGCGACGAGGCCTCGTTCATCACCGGCGCGAACCTCGCGGTCGACGGCGGGTGGCTCGCACACAGCGGGCTGTGA